A stretch of the Candidatus Saccharimonadales bacterium genome encodes the following:
- a CDS encoding ElyC/SanA/YdcF family protein, translating to MNTYDIMPGTPGLSIDEIAHVIIPGRGRDESGNGLSEHSIARAKHSAEFYNDHKLERKMGYLVCTGYKTPAENKGVAWSPEDTPDEVYVGVPEADSIKQVLLSQKVNPARIAVERRSIDTVTNFTFSEDGGYFGPNDARPVAIVAQLAHLERMIDVIAPKTLRRDYLGIIVPEDGEPETDSIPYAKLISKILLTGINPYKKDAAQITARRAVKAWHIANSIRSFSPHNK from the coding sequence ATGAATACCTACGACATCATGCCAGGAACTCCTGGACTCAGCATTGACGAAATAGCACATGTCATAATTCCAGGCCGAGGCAGAGACGAAAGCGGTAACGGGCTTTCTGAGCATAGTATTGCAAGAGCAAAACATAGTGCTGAGTTTTATAATGATCACAAGCTTGAGCGTAAAATGGGTTACTTAGTTTGTACTGGATATAAAACTCCTGCAGAAAACAAAGGCGTAGCCTGGTCTCCCGAAGATACTCCTGATGAAGTATACGTAGGTGTGCCTGAAGCTGATTCTATAAAACAGGTATTGCTTTCCCAAAAAGTAAATCCTGCGCGTATCGCTGTTGAGCGCCGTTCAATTGATACGGTTACAAACTTTACATTCAGCGAAGACGGTGGATATTTTGGTCCGAATGACGCTCGACCTGTGGCAATTGTTGCCCAGCTTGCGCACCTAGAGCGTATGATTGATGTTATTGCCCCGAAAACGCTGCGTAGAGATTATTTAGGCATCATTGTTCCTGAAGATGGAGAACCCGAGACGGACAGCATTCCATACGCAAAACTTATAAGTAAAATTTTGCTAACCGGTATTAACCCATACAAAAAAGATGCGGCCCAAATTACCGCGCGACGTGCGGTAAAGGCATGGCATATCGCAAACTCAATACGTAGTTTCTCGCCACATAATAAATAG
- a CDS encoding peptide ABC transporter substrate-binding protein — protein MLHDSKIFFRRKFRKRRTQVESLSARAEHASERFFFKRLDRLVAVRRFVAGWLVLVALLCAALVGQIRALDGYFQTLQPTTGGIFTEGILGDFTNANPLYATNQVDESVSKLIFAGLFKYDDDNNLIGDLAAGYTVDPGGKTYTVTLKPGLTWHDGAPLTAEDVVFTYGMIQNPDALSVLNRGWQGITIAVVDPLTVSFTLPSVLGSFPYNMTNGIIPKHLLKDVAPSEMRSVSFNTERPVGAGPFAWQNIEVTGESPETRQSKIALQPFQGYHGGAPKLASFVVHAFHDAEQLREGFKNQELTAASIMDPPKDLVEQDGINSNSFMLSAANMVFFKHSNPVLADVAVRKALVQSVDVQAIIDSLSYPTHPVRGPFLLGQLGYDNTQVQPVFDVAAATAGLDAAGWKLGEDGVRSKAGVPLRFSLYGQDTAESRMVTGQLVKAWSTIGVAPIVRLQSSEDLQRSISSRDYDALLYGISVGVDPDVFVYWHGSQTDVRSSGLNFSEFKSKTADVSLEAGRTRIEPDLRVVKYKPFLQAWQQDVPALGLYQPHYEYLTHGIVYGMERHVLNTNTDRYNNVNNWQIREIEQTNQRPQ, from the coding sequence ATGCTACACGATTCCAAGATTTTCTTTCGGCGCAAGTTCCGCAAACGGCGCACTCAGGTGGAAAGCCTCAGTGCCCGTGCTGAGCATGCTTCAGAGCGCTTCTTCTTCAAACGGCTTGACCGCTTAGTTGCAGTGCGCAGATTTGTCGCTGGCTGGCTGGTGCTTGTAGCCTTGCTCTGTGCCGCACTTGTCGGGCAGATACGGGCACTTGATGGTTATTTTCAAACTTTACAGCCGACAACTGGTGGAATTTTTACTGAAGGAATACTAGGTGACTTCACCAATGCCAACCCGCTCTATGCCACCAACCAGGTTGACGAATCGGTATCAAAACTTATATTTGCCGGATTATTTAAATACGACGACGATAACAATCTCATCGGCGATCTGGCAGCCGGCTACACGGTTGACCCAGGCGGCAAGACCTATACGGTGACCCTTAAGCCCGGACTGACCTGGCATGACGGTGCACCGCTGACCGCCGAAGATGTGGTCTTTACGTACGGCATGATACAAAATCCCGACGCCCTCTCTGTTCTAAACCGCGGCTGGCAGGGAATTACTATCGCTGTTGTCGATCCGCTCACGGTTAGCTTTACACTCCCGAGCGTACTCGGCTCATTTCCGTATAACATGACGAACGGTATTATTCCAAAGCATCTGCTGAAGGACGTTGCGCCGTCCGAAATGCGATCAGTCAGCTTCAACACGGAAAGGCCGGTTGGTGCTGGTCCGTTTGCCTGGCAAAATATTGAAGTAACTGGTGAATCACCGGAAACCCGCCAATCCAAAATCGCGCTGCAGCCATTCCAGGGCTACCATGGCGGTGCGCCCAAACTGGCAAGTTTCGTCGTCCATGCTTTTCATGACGCTGAACAGCTGCGTGAAGGCTTCAAAAATCAGGAATTAACAGCTGCCAGTATCATGGATCCGCCGAAAGATCTCGTGGAGCAAGACGGTATCAACTCGAACAGCTTTATGTTGTCGGCGGCAAACATGGTGTTCTTTAAGCATAGCAATCCAGTGCTGGCTGATGTTGCCGTCCGGAAAGCCTTAGTACAATCAGTAGACGTCCAGGCGATTATAGACAGCTTGAGTTACCCGACACACCCGGTACGCGGCCCGTTCCTGCTGGGGCAGCTAGGCTATGACAACACGCAGGTACAGCCAGTCTTCGACGTCGCTGCTGCAACGGCCGGACTCGATGCTGCCGGTTGGAAGCTTGGTGAGGACGGCGTGCGCAGTAAAGCCGGTGTTCCACTGCGTTTTTCGCTCTACGGGCAAGACACGGCCGAAAGCCGAATGGTAACTGGTCAACTCGTCAAAGCCTGGAGCACTATAGGCGTTGCGCCAATCGTTCGCCTGCAAAGCAGCGAGGATCTGCAGCGTTCAATTTCTAGTCGTGACTACGATGCCTTACTGTACGGAATATCTGTCGGCGTTGATCCAGACGTTTTTGTATATTGGCACGGCTCACAAACCGACGTTCGCTCGAGCGGACTTAATTTTTCAGAATTCAAATCCAAAACTGCTGATGTCTCACTCGAGGCTGGCCGTACTCGTATTGAGCCGGATTTGCGGGTCGTAAAGTATAAACCATTCCTGCAGGCCTGGCAGCAGGATGTTCCAGCGCTCGGCTTGTACCAGCCGCATTATGAGTATCTGACGCACGGTATCGTCTACGGCATGGAACGGCATGTCTTGAACACTAATACCGACAGATACAACAACGTGAATAACTGGCAAATCCGCGAGATTGAACAGACTAATCAGCGACCGCAGTAA
- a CDS encoding preprotein translocase subunit SecG has protein sequence MTIWNYVTIGSTVLMTILILVQTRGASLGAGIGGSAEVNTTRRGTDKTIFQLTVITGLLFTLSLLFSILA, from the coding sequence ATGACTATTTGGAATTACGTAACAATCGGTTCAACGGTACTTATGACAATCTTAATCCTAGTGCAAACACGCGGTGCTAGCCTTGGTGCCGGTATCGGTGGATCGGCTGAAGTAAATACGACGCGGCGCGGCACCGACAAGACAATTTTCCAGTTAACGGTCATTACCGGACTACTGTTCACATTGTCACTGCTATTTAGTATCCTTGCGTAA
- a CDS encoding phage holin family protein: MKRPFYRFLIRWLVSSLGLWIAAGLLSNSIDYQDRVFVIIIAGLLLAIVNVIIKPIVVILSLPAILLTLGLFMIVVNGLMVFLVSKLYAPLEITNFWAAILAGMIIGLVNYLVTAILEERK; the protein is encoded by the coding sequence ATGAAACGGCCATTTTACCGATTTTTGATCCGCTGGCTGGTATCAAGTCTGGGCCTCTGGATCGCCGCAGGCTTGCTGAGCAATAGTATTGATTACCAAGACCGCGTCTTCGTGATTATTATCGCTGGATTACTTCTGGCGATTGTCAATGTCATCATTAAGCCAATCGTGGTGATATTGTCGCTTCCTGCTATCCTTTTAACACTTGGATTATTCATGATTGTCGTCAACGGTTTGATGGTATTTCTGGTCAGTAAACTGTATGCGCCGCTCGAAATAACTAATTTTTGGGCTGCAATACTTGCCGGGATGATAATCGGGCTTGTAAACTATCTAGTAACAGCAATTCTAGAAGAAAGAAAATAA
- a CDS encoding Xaa-Pro peptidase family protein, whose protein sequence is MTMNTNLLFTAEFFAGNRQRLRDAVQNAVPIVVTANGLLQRNADNTFPFQQDSSFWYLTGISEPDLMLVMHDGQEYLIVPGRSASREAFDGAVDAAELTRISGIKTVLDADTGWSKLAADVTKSKSVATPVAPAAYIEQYGMYTNPARLGLADRLRQHVKDINFIDIRAELATLRSIKQPAELEALQSAIDTTIDSLLLLTEPARFGGYHNEYEIEADLGREFRFRGASGHAFAPIIAGGKRACTLHNVANNGALQANSLVILDVGAEVSHYAADITRTKVYGTPTARQQEVFAAVLDVQTYALTLLKPGTLLKEYEAAVEKYMGQTLQKLQLIKTVDRESIRTYFPHSTSHFLGLDVHDVGDYTKPLEPGMVLTNEPGIYIPAEGIGVRLEDDVLITADGATVLSARLPKTLM, encoded by the coding sequence ATGACTATGAACACTAATCTATTATTTACAGCAGAATTTTTTGCCGGTAACCGGCAGCGTCTGCGTGATGCAGTTCAGAATGCTGTTCCAATCGTCGTAACGGCTAATGGTTTGTTGCAGCGGAATGCCGACAATACATTTCCGTTTCAGCAGGATAGTAGCTTCTGGTATTTGACGGGCATTTCCGAGCCTGATCTTATGCTCGTCATGCATGACGGCCAGGAATATTTAATTGTACCCGGACGCAGCGCCAGCCGGGAAGCCTTTGATGGAGCCGTCGATGCGGCTGAGCTAACGCGGATTTCGGGTATTAAGACGGTGCTTGATGCTGACACTGGCTGGTCGAAGCTGGCAGCTGATGTCACGAAGTCAAAGTCAGTGGCAACTCCGGTAGCGCCAGCCGCATACATTGAGCAATACGGTATGTACACCAATCCAGCACGCCTCGGCCTGGCTGACCGGCTGCGCCAGCATGTCAAAGACATTAATTTTATTGATATCCGCGCCGAACTGGCAACACTGCGTAGCATCAAACAGCCCGCCGAGCTAGAGGCTTTACAGTCCGCTATTGATACGACCATCGATAGTTTATTGCTGTTGACGGAACCAGCCCGTTTCGGCGGCTACCACAACGAATATGAAATCGAAGCCGATCTTGGACGAGAATTCCGGTTCCGCGGAGCTAGTGGCCATGCATTTGCGCCGATTATCGCCGGGGGTAAGCGGGCTTGCACGCTGCATAACGTCGCAAATAACGGCGCTCTGCAGGCTAATTCGCTGGTTATACTGGACGTCGGCGCCGAAGTCAGTCACTATGCTGCAGATATAACCCGCACCAAAGTCTACGGTACCCCCACGGCGCGTCAGCAAGAAGTGTTTGCGGCCGTGCTAGACGTCCAGACATACGCTCTAACGTTGCTCAAGCCCGGTACCCTACTCAAGGAGTATGAAGCAGCCGTTGAAAAGTATATGGGGCAGACTCTACAAAAACTGCAGCTTATCAAAACGGTAGACCGCGAATCAATCCGTACCTATTTTCCACACTCCACGTCGCATTTCCTGGGCCTAGACGTCCATGATGTCGGTGATTACACCAAGCCGCTCGAACCGGGCATGGTCCTGACCAATGAGCCCGGTATATATATCCCAGCCGAAGGAATCGGCGTGCGTTTGGAAGACGACGTTCTGATTACAGCGGACGGTGCCACGGTCCTGAGTGCCCGATTACCTAAAACGCTTATGTAA
- a CDS encoding excinuclease ABC subunit UvrC, which produces MHIQISSALETKLQDLPKQPGVYFHKDASGSIIYIGKAAVLRNRVRQYFQKSRLRDVKTDVLVSEIADTDWMVVESEIEALFLEAEMIRRYMPKYNILLRDDKAMAYIRIDYDASYPTVSTTRRPLDDGARYFGPYPSLSSVRVALKLLRRIFPYATKQSTGQKRATLQYHLGLDPGLEEGRTTLEDYRANLRRLMAYIEGKRVTIIRELEKDMKTAAKAQDFEQAAQLRNRLTALQNLNKQVIFSDKEFMDISKDHALNELVELLGLARFPQRIEGYDISHMSGTDVVASMVVFTNGASDKAEYRKFKTKKDHNNDFANMHETLSRRLSEKNLKAWGKPSLILVDGGKGQLDAATRARDEACKAGPVDDNGAVTAIPSCQDIPMIGLAKREEQIVIKHNFSNVTLSTEYLHKLGGFSTVSEDFTLVNLPHNTNLVKLLQRIRDESHRFAVSYHSVLKSKRQTASMLDDIPGFGPATRKKLLKTFGSMKGIAEASPTELAVCLGDKRAAELRKYLLPIKSAQS; this is translated from the coding sequence ACGAAACTGCAGGATCTTCCCAAACAGCCGGGCGTCTACTTCCACAAAGACGCCAGCGGAAGTATTATTTATATCGGAAAAGCCGCCGTCCTGCGTAACCGCGTCCGTCAGTATTTCCAGAAGTCGCGCCTCCGTGATGTCAAAACAGATGTATTAGTGAGTGAAATAGCTGATACCGACTGGATGGTCGTGGAATCCGAAATTGAAGCCTTGTTTCTCGAAGCAGAAATGATTCGGCGCTATATGCCGAAGTACAACATCTTGCTGCGCGACGACAAAGCCATGGCCTACATCAGGATTGATTATGATGCTAGCTATCCAACGGTAAGTACCACCCGCCGGCCGCTCGATGACGGTGCCCGTTACTTTGGGCCATATCCATCGCTATCCAGTGTCCGCGTCGCGCTCAAGCTGCTGCGCCGCATTTTCCCCTATGCCACCAAGCAATCGACTGGTCAAAAACGGGCCACGCTGCAGTATCACCTTGGACTGGATCCCGGCCTCGAGGAAGGCCGGACAACGCTGGAGGATTACCGGGCAAATCTGCGTCGGCTGATGGCCTATATCGAAGGCAAACGGGTTACAATCATCCGTGAACTCGAAAAGGATATGAAGACAGCTGCCAAAGCACAGGATTTTGAGCAGGCAGCGCAGCTTCGCAACCGGCTGACGGCGTTGCAAAACCTCAACAAGCAGGTCATTTTCAGTGATAAAGAGTTTATGGATATCAGCAAAGACCACGCGCTCAACGAACTGGTCGAGCTCCTCGGGCTGGCGCGGTTTCCGCAGCGCATCGAAGGTTACGATATCTCTCATATGTCCGGTACGGATGTTGTCGCCAGCATGGTTGTATTCACAAATGGTGCCAGTGACAAAGCAGAGTATCGCAAATTCAAAACCAAAAAGGACCATAACAATGATTTTGCTAACATGCACGAGACGCTCAGCCGCAGACTATCAGAGAAAAATCTGAAAGCCTGGGGCAAGCCGAGCTTGATACTGGTCGATGGAGGCAAAGGGCAGCTCGATGCAGCCACCCGCGCCCGTGACGAAGCCTGCAAAGCTGGTCCAGTTGACGATAACGGCGCTGTGACAGCTATCCCAAGCTGCCAAGACATTCCGATGATTGGCCTCGCCAAGCGTGAAGAGCAGATTGTCATCAAGCATAATTTCAGTAATGTCACGCTTAGCACGGAGTATCTGCATAAACTCGGCGGTTTTAGTACCGTCAGCGAGGATTTCACGCTCGTTAATCTGCCGCACAATACAAACCTCGTAAAATTGCTGCAGCGTATCCGCGATGAGTCGCACCGCTTTGCAGTCAGCTATCACAGCGTGCTTAAGTCAAAGCGTCAGACAGCTAGCATGCTGGACGATATACCAGGCTTCGGGCCAGCCACCCGCAAAAAACTGCTTAAAACATTCGGCAGTATGAAGGGCATTGCCGAGGCCTCTCCGACCGAACTCGCTGTCTGTCTCGGCGATAAAAGGGCAGCCGAGCTCCGTAAGTATTTGCTGCCGATAAAGTCAGCCCAGTCATAA